From one Triticum urartu cultivar G1812 chromosome 3, Tu2.1, whole genome shotgun sequence genomic stretch:
- the LOC125549519 gene encoding sulfite exporter TauE/SafE family protein 3-like — protein MGRKWHAVAVLTITYIVATTAIGATDKGLSIAGTVAAAPDEASSLQKLASLDGTIHQHVWPPLNAGWRTVLGSFVGFFGAALGSIGGLGGGGIFVPMLTLIVGFDTKSATAMSKCMITGAAVSTVYYNLKLKHPTLNMPMIDYDLALLIQPMLMMGVSIGVICNVIFPDWLVTVLFIVLSLVTSTKAFLKGVETWKKEALIIREAAAKKSNQSGDRIEYTPSTGSDAIAETRLPSDEAVSIWKNIYWKEFGLLIFVWAAILTLQVSMNYVETCSTLYWVFSLLQIPVSAGVSIYQAVGLVQGKRVISSRANTQTSLKSHLVLICFFGVTAGVLGGLLGLGGGAIMGPLFLELGIPPQVSSATATFAMMFSSSIAVIEYYLLNRFPIPYALFFTCVAFIAAIIGQLVARKLINWLGRASFIIFVLSFMIFIGVIPLGGVGILNMKHKMVRHEYMGFQDICKSDA, from the exons ATGGGAAGGAAATGGCACGCGGTCGCGGTACTGACCATAACGTACATTGTGGCCACCACAGCCATTGGGGCCACTGACAAAGGCCTCTCCATCGCCGGCACCGTTGCAGCAGCGCCGGACGAAGCGAGCTCCCTGCAAAAGCTGGCCAGCTTGGACGGAACCATCCATCAACACGTGTGGCCG CCCTTGAATGCTGGATGGCGAACTGTGTTGGGGTCATTCGTTGGATTCTTTGGGGCAGCGCTTGGTAGCATTGGCGGGCTAGGTGGAGGTGGGATCTTCGTGCCGATGCTGACATTGATTGTTGGTTTCGATACCAAGTCGGCGACTGCGATGTCAAAAT GTATGATCACGGGAGCTGCTGTTTCAACCGTGTACTACAACCTCAAGCTGAAACACCCAACTTTGAACATGCCAATGATAGACTATGATCTAGCCCTGCTCATACAACCCATGCTCATGATGGGGGTCAGCATTGGGGTCATTTGCAATGTGATATTCCCCGACTGGCTTGTCACAGTTCTCTTCATCGTCCTTTCTCTAG TTACTTCAACTAAAGCTTTTCTGAAGGGTGTTGAAACATGGAAGAAAGAGGCACTAATAATAAGG GAGGCAGCGGCGAAAAAATCAAACCAATCTG GTGATCGAATTGAGTACACACCGTCTACCGGATCCGATGCCATAGCAGAGACAAGACTCCCCTCGGATGAAGCG GTATCCATTTGGAAGAACATTTACTGGAAGGAGTTTGGACTCCTTATCTTTGTTTGGGCAGCAATCCTTACACTTCAAGTTTCCATG AACTACGTGGAAACTTGCTCCACTTTGTACTGGGTTTTCAGCCTACTCCAG ATCCCAGTGTCGGCTGGAGTGTCCATATACCAGGCAGTAGGTTTGGTGCAGGGAAAGAGGGTGATATCATCAAGGGCAAATACACAGACTAGCCTAAAATCCCATCTAGTGTTGATATGCTTCTTTGGTGTCACTGCTGGTGTCCTCGGCGGTCTTCTTGGCCTCGGTGGAGGCGCAATCATGGGGCCACTTTTCTTGGAGCTTGGTATTCCTCCACAG GTCTCAAGTGCTACAGCCACCTTTGCAATGATGTTTTCATCATCCATAGCCGTCATAGAGTACTACCTCCTGAACCGGTTCCCTATACCATATG CTCTCTTTTTCACATGTGTGGCATTCATTGCTGCAATCATTGGTCAGCTCGTTGCAAGGAAACTGATAAACTGGTTAGGAAGGGCATCATTTATCATCTTCGTGTTGTCCTTCATGATCTTCATTGGTGTGATTCCTCTAG GTGGAGTCGGTATCTTAAACATGAAGCACAAGATGGTGCGGCACGAGTACATGGGATTTCAGGACATTTGCAAGTCTGATGCATAG